The following are from one region of the Salvelinus fontinalis isolate EN_2023a chromosome 5, ASM2944872v1, whole genome shotgun sequence genome:
- the ankrd37 gene encoding ankyrin repeat domain-containing protein 37, with translation MFLLDSDSQLDCISNLFEGGDAVNSSNVLGQSPAHLAACSGQAFCLLWLLQTGADANQQDNNGETPMHKAAKAGSLECISVLVASDAQLGLCNNEGRTAEDLACSYGFEECGRFLNTLRMTRLLTSSSTPLIPAGPVACPLTGAQSSKVAGQKRALIATGAQDRKRARDW, from the exons ATGTTTCTGCTCGATTCCGACTCACAg CTGGACTGTATTAGTAACTTATTCGAAGGCGGAGATGCTGTCAACTCAAGCAATGTGTTGGGACAGTCCCCTGCACACTTGGCGGCATGCAGCGGACAAGCCTTTTGTTTGCTATGGCTACTGCAAACGGGAGCTGATGCCAATCAGCAG GACAACAATGGGGAGACGCCCATGCACAAAGCCGCCAAGGCCGGCAGTTTGGAATGCATCAGCGTACTCGTTGCCAGTGATGCCCAACTTGG ACTTTGTAACAACGAGGGCAGAACCGCTGAAGATTTGGCATGTTCGTACGGATTCGAGGAGTGCGGACGATTCCTGAACACACTCCGAATGACGCGACTCCTGACGAGCAGCAGCACTCCTCTGATACCTGCCGGGCCCGTAGCATGCCCGCTGACTGGCGCCCAGAGCAgtaaggtagcaggacagaagagGGCACtcattgccaccggggcccaagACAGAAAGAGGGCTCGAGACTGGTGA